A window of the Desulfotignum phosphitoxidans DSM 13687 genome harbors these coding sequences:
- a CDS encoding glycosyltransferase family 4 protein — MKILFVTTISDTVNAFLIPHIQMLINSGHQVDLAFDIHSEVDPRISDMGCIIHSISFKRSIKNKKNLTAFKNIRALIKKERYHLIHTHTPIASVLTRLAYITVPGLDTSIVYTAHGFHFFNQAPLINWLLYYPVEKFLSRYTSVLVTMNNEDYQRAIRKFRADHTRLVNGVGVNLDKFSPCSQRDKMQLRKKYGYSEDVFILFYAAEFSQRKNQMLLIHAINRLKNKIPAVRLLLAGTGDLLEPCRNLIEQLHIREHVQLLGYQKNIHELLTISDAAVSSSRQEGLPVNIMEAMATGLPVIATRCRGNRDLVSHGYNGILVDIDNIAQMAEAIQAIFANKTLQATYGKNSLKRIEAYSLSCVLAEMKKIYNLVMPMNDHKQQKTFCSKKTTKTEPAKR, encoded by the coding sequence ATGAAAATATTGTTTGTTACCACCATATCTGACACGGTTAACGCTTTTTTAATACCCCACATTCAAATGTTGATAAATAGCGGACATCAGGTGGATCTGGCCTTTGATATTCATTCAGAAGTTGATCCCCGGATATCGGACATGGGGTGTATAATCCACTCGATAAGCTTTAAAAGATCCATCAAAAATAAAAAAAATCTGACCGCGTTCAAAAACATACGGGCTTTAATCAAAAAAGAACGATATCATTTGATCCATACTCACACACCCATTGCATCTGTTTTAACCCGCCTGGCATATATCACTGTTCCCGGACTTGACACATCGATTGTCTACACGGCGCATGGATTTCATTTTTTCAATCAGGCCCCGCTTATCAACTGGTTGTTGTATTATCCGGTTGAAAAATTTTTATCCCGATATACCAGCGTCCTTGTTACAATGAATAACGAAGACTATCAGCGTGCCATCAGAAAATTCAGAGCCGACCACACCCGGCTTGTCAACGGTGTGGGCGTGAATCTGGATAAATTCAGCCCATGCAGTCAAAGAGATAAAATGCAATTAAGAAAAAAATATGGTTATAGTGAAGATGTGTTTATTTTATTTTATGCCGCGGAATTCAGCCAAAGAAAAAACCAAATGTTGTTAATTCATGCAATCAATAGACTTAAAAACAAAATCCCTGCTGTACGTCTGCTGCTTGCCGGTACCGGAGATCTGTTAGAGCCATGCAGGAACCTGATTGAACAACTTCACATCCGGGAACATGTCCAGTTGTTGGGATACCAAAAAAACATCCATGAACTGCTGACCATATCAGATGCTGCCGTGTCTTCTTCCAGGCAGGAAGGTCTGCCGGTAAATATCATGGAAGCAATGGCCACAGGACTACCTGTTATTGCAACCCGATGCAGGGGCAACCGGGACCTGGTTTCTCACGGGTATAACGGAATCCTCGTGGATATTGACAACATCGCGCAAATGGCAGAGGCGATTCAGGCTATTTTTGCCAATAAAACGCTGCAGGCTACCTATGGCAAAAACAGCCTGAAACGGATTGAAGCATACTCACTCTCCTGTGTCTTGGCGGAAATGAAAAAAATTTATAATCTTGTCATGCCGATGAATGATCACAAACAACAGAAGACTTTCTGTTCAAAAAAAACAACAAAAACAGAACCAGCAAAACGTTGA
- a CDS encoding Hsp70 family protein, with translation MDFQDTQYIIGIDLGTTNCAVSYVDVAGLKEAMGGTGGRKRPDPVDKNQWIKVFQVPQLTGLGEFSKMPVLPSFLYIPGEYDISKEGLKHPWKKREDLFAGMFARDHGAKIPSRLVSSAKSWLCHGGADRNARILPWGSSGVEKISPVDATAEYLSHMRSAWNHFVKDEDRFMENQFVVITVPASFNEEARDLTMAAIEKAGLSRAVTLLEEPLAAFYSWLILHESDWDQQVGENDLILVCDVGGGTTDFSLISLKAGDQGSPRFERLAVGDHLILGGDNIDLSLAKIVEAKFKSDTSLTPDKWKTLCHQCRQAKEQILESREKSVRITIKGEGRALISGTLAADLTRGEVENVLRSRFYPDVDSADIREIEVDREVADFGLPFEKEPAVTRHIIRFLEKHRDNVRQALGKEEPLPEFILFNGGTLKPALVQFRIKEAIRRWFKAKDATRPTTLENNRPELAVGIGASYYGLVKQGIGVRVGSGSPRSYYLGVGTASDSEKKAICLVERGLDEGAAIDLPQMAFEVRANEPVSFDVYSSSFRSGDTAGNLLPIDDTLTPMPPIQTIIRFGKTGDKKTIPVTLGAEYTEMGSLSMYCHSRVSDHRWKLQFQLRDADEKSLDTAETEVYDETVIKTACRCLADLFSDPDAANLASAGKQIEALVEQTRANWPLSFLRSLADQLIDLEPERHKSADHEARWLNLTGFCMRPGFGDAFDGDRIRKLWKVYLAGLTFDKAPQNRLEWWIFIRRIAAGLKAGQQRQFFQDIATILIKQKIKLPPQEMTEVWMTAGNLERLLVKDKVALAKALIPQVKPGKTQDRLLWTLARFGARDLLYGSVDRVVPPVEAGRWIQQLMKRSWTRQDNVDVPVAQMAMKTGDRTRDLDPDSAQPVVEWLEKRSAKPSLIKMVQEKTVRAPADQNIQFGEKLPAGLVLKKDDLG, from the coding sequence ATGGATTTTCAGGACACACAATATATTATCGGCATTGATCTGGGCACCACCAATTGTGCGGTGTCGTATGTGGATGTGGCCGGGCTGAAAGAGGCCATGGGCGGCACCGGCGGCAGAAAACGCCCGGATCCTGTGGATAAAAACCAGTGGATCAAGGTGTTTCAGGTGCCCCAGCTCACGGGTTTGGGGGAATTTTCAAAAATGCCGGTCCTGCCGTCATTTCTGTATATCCCCGGGGAATATGATATCTCCAAAGAAGGGCTGAAACACCCCTGGAAAAAAAGAGAAGACCTGTTTGCCGGCATGTTTGCAAGGGATCACGGCGCCAAGATCCCTTCGCGCCTGGTGTCGTCCGCCAAAAGCTGGCTGTGCCACGGGGGCGCGGACCGGAATGCCCGAATTCTGCCCTGGGGCAGTTCCGGGGTTGAAAAAATTTCTCCCGTGGATGCCACAGCTGAATATCTGTCCCATATGCGGTCTGCCTGGAACCATTTTGTCAAAGATGAAGACAGGTTCATGGAAAACCAGTTTGTGGTGATCACGGTGCCGGCATCGTTCAATGAAGAGGCCCGGGACCTGACCATGGCTGCCATTGAAAAAGCCGGGCTGTCCCGGGCCGTCACCCTGCTGGAGGAACCGCTGGCTGCATTTTACAGCTGGCTGATTCTGCATGAATCTGACTGGGATCAGCAGGTGGGCGAGAATGACCTGATTCTGGTGTGTGATGTGGGCGGCGGCACCACGGACTTCAGCCTGATTTCCCTGAAAGCCGGAGACCAGGGCAGCCCCCGGTTCGAGCGTCTGGCCGTGGGAGACCACCTGATTTTAGGCGGAGACAATATCGATCTGTCCCTGGCAAAGATTGTGGAAGCCAAGTTCAAATCCGACACCAGCTTGACCCCGGATAAATGGAAAACCTTGTGCCACCAGTGCCGGCAGGCCAAGGAACAGATTCTTGAAAGTCGGGAAAAATCGGTGCGTATCACTATTAAAGGCGAGGGCCGGGCCTTGATTTCCGGGACCCTGGCAGCGGATCTGACCCGGGGGGAAGTGGAGAATGTGTTGCGGTCCCGGTTTTATCCGGATGTGGATTCGGCTGATATCAGGGAAATAGAGGTGGACAGGGAAGTGGCGGACTTTGGCCTGCCGTTTGAAAAAGAGCCGGCCGTGACCCGGCATATCATCCGGTTTCTGGAAAAACATCGGGACAATGTCAGGCAGGCCCTGGGAAAAGAGGAACCACTGCCGGAGTTTATATTGTTCAACGGCGGGACCCTTAAACCGGCGCTGGTTCAGTTCCGGATCAAAGAAGCCATCCGCCGCTGGTTCAAGGCCAAAGATGCCACCCGGCCAACCACCCTTGAAAACAACCGTCCGGAACTGGCCGTGGGCATCGGGGCATCCTATTACGGTCTGGTCAAACAGGGGATTGGGGTGCGGGTGGGATCCGGCAGCCCGAGAAGTTATTACCTGGGTGTGGGAACGGCATCGGATTCAGAGAAAAAAGCGATCTGCCTGGTGGAGCGGGGACTGGACGAAGGTGCCGCCATTGATCTGCCCCAGATGGCATTTGAGGTCAGAGCCAATGAACCTGTGAGTTTTGATGTGTACAGTTCCAGTTTCCGATCCGGTGATACGGCAGGGAACCTCCTGCCCATCGATGATACCCTGACCCCCATGCCCCCGATTCAGACCATTATCCGGTTTGGAAAAACCGGGGACAAGAAAACCATTCCCGTCACTCTGGGGGCGGAATACACAGAAATGGGCAGCCTGTCCATGTATTGTCATTCCCGGGTAAGTGATCACCGGTGGAAACTGCAGTTTCAGCTCAGGGACGCCGATGAAAAGTCTCTGGATACCGCTGAAACGGAAGTGTATGATGAAACCGTGATCAAAACCGCCTGCCGGTGTCTGGCAGATCTGTTTTCCGATCCAGATGCAGCCAACCTGGCGTCGGCAGGCAAACAGATCGAAGCCCTGGTGGAACAAACCCGGGCGAACTGGCCGTTGTCTTTTTTGCGGTCCCTGGCAGATCAGCTTATTGACCTGGAGCCGGAACGGCACAAATCTGCCGATCATGAAGCCCGATGGCTGAATCTGACCGGTTTCTGCATGCGGCCGGGATTCGGGGATGCATTTGATGGGGACCGGATCAGAAAGTTGTGGAAGGTGTACCTGGCCGGCCTGACATTTGACAAGGCGCCGCAAAATCGGCTGGAGTGGTGGATTTTTATCCGGCGGATCGCCGCCGGGCTTAAAGCCGGGCAGCAGCGGCAGTTTTTCCAGGATATTGCAACCATTCTGATCAAGCAGAAAATTAAACTGCCGCCCCAGGAGATGACCGAGGTTTGGATGACGGCCGGCAACCTGGAACGGCTGCTGGTAAAGGATAAAGTCGCTCTGGCAAAAGCGTTGATCCCTCAGGTCAAGCCCGGCAAAACCCAGGACCGGCTGTTGTGGACCCTGGCCCGTTTCGGGGCCCGGGATCTGTTGTACGGGTCTGTGGACCGGGTGGTGCCGCCGGTAGAGGCGGGCCGCTGGATTCAGCAGCTCATGAAACGCAGCTGGACCCGGCAGGATAACGTGGATGTTCCGGTGGCCCAGATGGCCATGAAAACCGGTGACCGGACCCGGGATCTGGATCCGGATTCAGCGCAACCGGTAGTGGAATGGCTTGAAAAGCGGTCGGCAAAGCCGTCTTTGATAAAAATGGTGCAGGAAAAGACGGTGCGGGCGCCGGCAGATCAGAATATTCAGTTCGGAGAAAAACTGCCGGCCGGCCTGGTGCTGAAAAAAGATGACTTAGGCTAA
- a CDS encoding class I SAM-dependent methyltransferase — MEKQRVVMEKGRAENQKPDGRYRGEAGNLYQKSKHAISAKAFEYVAKMRANKFAKWIDAHDAVLEFGVGSGWNLKYLACREKSGYDVCPKPQTLDTSIDFSNDIIGFFGKFDKIICHHVIEHTENPVKMLNDMKKTINDSGIILIFVPLEQGRKYRKFTASDNDHHLFSWNVQTLGNLLDSQNFSVLEYGVLPTGLDRFAAELAVKLKLTFAGYLLLHKIARALYGKKEIYFLVRKKS; from the coding sequence ATGGAAAAACAAAGGGTTGTCATGGAAAAAGGCAGGGCTGAAAATCAAAAACCGGATGGCCGTTATCGCGGAGAAGCGGGAAATCTATATCAGAAATCAAAGCATGCCATCTCTGCGAAAGCATTTGAATATGTGGCAAAAATGCGGGCAAACAAGTTTGCAAAATGGATAGATGCCCATGATGCTGTTTTAGAGTTCGGGGTGGGAAGCGGCTGGAACCTGAAGTATCTTGCGTGTCGGGAAAAATCCGGATATGATGTCTGCCCTAAACCGCAAACCCTTGATACATCCATTGATTTTTCTAACGATATCATTGGTTTTTTTGGGAAATTCGACAAAATTATTTGTCATCATGTTATAGAACATACGGAAAATCCGGTAAAAATGCTCAATGATATGAAGAAAACCATAAATGATTCAGGCATTATCCTTATATTTGTTCCCTTGGAACAAGGCCGGAAATACAGAAAATTTACCGCTTCCGACAACGATCATCATCTGTTTTCATGGAATGTCCAAACCCTGGGCAACCTGCTGGATTCACAAAATTTTTCTGTTTTGGAATATGGTGTGTTGCCTACCGGGCTGGATCGTTTTGCAGCTGAACTCGCTGTTAAACTCAAGCTTACTTTTGCAGGATATTTGCTGCTTCATAAAATTGCCAGGGCGTTGTATGGAAAAAAAGAGATATATTTTTTAGTGAGAAAAAAATCATAA
- a CDS encoding phosphoribosylanthranilate isomerase yields MTDRDPKSRHPKFKTLVKICGLTDPDNAAACAQAGADIIGLVFYPKSPRHVEPSRAKAVIHALPAHVPAWGVFVNEDPEVIIKTVHACGLKGVQLHGQEPPGLITALKNQHLTVIKAVFASRTPGIDTIDTWYEAADFFLVECGQGTLPGGNAKTWDYRQVRKTARKHPVILAGGLCCDNIDQALAQADPTGVDVSSGVESSPGIKDVDKVTELIRRVKNKKP; encoded by the coding sequence ATGACTGACCGCGATCCTAAATCCCGGCACCCGAAATTCAAGACACTGGTTAAAATCTGCGGGTTGACCGATCCGGACAATGCAGCCGCATGTGCCCAGGCCGGTGCCGATATCATCGGGCTGGTATTTTACCCCAAAAGCCCCCGGCATGTTGAACCGTCCCGGGCCAAGGCGGTGATCCACGCCCTGCCCGCCCATGTACCGGCCTGGGGCGTATTTGTGAATGAAGATCCGGAGGTCATCATAAAAACCGTGCATGCCTGCGGATTAAAAGGGGTACAGCTGCATGGACAGGAACCCCCGGGCCTGATTACCGCTTTAAAAAACCAGCATCTCACCGTTATCAAAGCCGTGTTTGCCTCCCGGACTCCCGGCATAGATACGATTGACACCTGGTATGAGGCAGCTGATTTTTTTCTGGTGGAATGCGGACAAGGCACCCTGCCCGGAGGAAACGCAAAAACCTGGGATTATCGTCAAGTTCGGAAAACAGCCCGCAAACATCCCGTGATTCTTGCCGGAGGGCTGTGCTGTGACAATATTGACCAGGCTTTGGCTCAAGCAGATCCCACAGGCGTTGATGTGTCATCCGGTGTGGAATCATCGCCGGGAATCAAAGATGTAGACAAGGTGACTGAATTGATCCGACGCGTCAAAAACAAAAAACCCTGA
- a CDS encoding O-antigen ligase family protein, which produces MTPMFQHLHSANKYLLVLFGFCIPVSTALTNVVLGLVVLVWLLDNGADRFARWGRILKSNPVAMMGLAVFLMHVIGLFYSDGDKEKIIESLSDGAKFLFIGMVMVCFTDKKFHPAFLLSFISAMGLILLLSSLLWVGLLPDFISVKGDASNCVVFHDHIKQNIFMAFAAFVAAIKARNSGTRPVLKWLWACFSLLAMFNVIFMVAGRIGHVIVIVLAVYYFLTWDRSKSLIAGALIVVLFGTFAWVNPSNPFISRVRIVIDEVKAWDHQKPANQLSSSGLRLEWYLNSLKIIKQHPVFGTGTGSFMATYNELVKNTGMKTTDNPHNEYLMTAVQFGLAGLLVLLGFFAVQWRQTVFFEDRGQKLMARGFVLLMLIACMTASPLQDNAEGWFFVFMSGLFFAGCHTNEAASASEKVKEQHI; this is translated from the coding sequence ATGACACCTATGTTCCAACATCTGCATTCGGCAAATAAATATTTACTGGTGTTGTTCGGTTTTTGTATCCCGGTGTCTACGGCACTGACCAATGTCGTGCTGGGACTGGTGGTGCTGGTTTGGCTGCTGGACAACGGCGCGGACCGGTTTGCGCGATGGGGCAGGATACTGAAGTCAAACCCCGTGGCCATGATGGGCCTGGCTGTCTTTTTAATGCATGTGATCGGACTTTTCTATTCGGATGGTGACAAAGAAAAGATCATTGAAAGCCTTTCAGACGGGGCAAAGTTTCTGTTTATCGGCATGGTGATGGTTTGTTTTACAGATAAAAAGTTTCATCCGGCATTTTTGTTATCCTTTATCTCTGCCATGGGTCTGATTCTTCTGCTGTCCAGCCTGTTATGGGTGGGGCTGTTGCCGGATTTTATTTCCGTGAAAGGGGATGCATCCAACTGCGTTGTTTTTCATGATCATATCAAACAGAATATTTTCATGGCCTTTGCCGCCTTTGTTGCAGCGATCAAGGCCCGAAATTCCGGGACAAGGCCGGTTTTAAAATGGCTGTGGGCCTGTTTCAGTCTGCTGGCGATGTTTAACGTGATATTTATGGTGGCCGGCCGGATCGGGCATGTGATCGTCATAGTGCTGGCGGTGTATTATTTTCTGACCTGGGACCGGTCCAAAAGTCTTATCGCCGGGGCTTTAATTGTTGTTCTTTTCGGCACCTTTGCCTGGGTTAATCCGTCGAACCCTTTTATTTCAAGGGTACGGATCGTTATCGATGAGGTAAAAGCGTGGGATCATCAAAAACCGGCCAACCAGTTGTCCTCTTCAGGACTTCGCCTGGAATGGTATCTGAATTCGTTGAAAATCATAAAACAGCACCCGGTGTTCGGCACCGGGACCGGCAGTTTTATGGCCACATACAACGAATTGGTTAAAAATACCGGAATGAAGACCACTGACAACCCTCATAATGAATATCTGATGACAGCGGTGCAGTTCGGCCTGGCAGGGCTGCTGGTACTGCTGGGATTCTTTGCCGTTCAGTGGCGGCAGACGGTTTTTTTTGAAGACCGCGGACAGAAGCTCATGGCCAGAGGGTTTGTGCTGCTGATGCTGATTGCCTGCATGACGGCATCGCCGCTGCAGGACAATGCGGAAGGATGGTTTTTTGTATTCATGAGCGGGCTGTTCTTTGCCGGGTGCCACACCAATGAAGCAGCATCAGCATCAGAGAAAGTAAAGGAACAACATATATGA
- a CDS encoding lipopolysaccharide biosynthesis protein, with product MNNMRIWVSEAFWIGFGIIAAVLALLAGTRFLTHLLSTEQYGRMALAVSLSTLALQIFGEPIGKTAVRFYSQWCQAGKPAGFVKNLGKSLSKSAGYIVFLCVVGLAASVYSKRVPDGYFIMITGIFAILLVFNRVGLALEDAARKRRFRGMIQGGFEVLRFGFAVGLIFILARPDAETVLSGFVLAGILAVVAHGVYLYWSLAPGFSQGDKKIAAVMNVNAMRSFQAPLILSNACIWLVMMAERWVLQYYSSPGDVGGYAAVYQLAFVPMLFVSNFLVLFFEPILYQVTRVNKKDPQSDRALRINQYAAIGILCFSVCLFIIFLFWHSLVGRYVLGADFRAYTWLFPWLLLAGGCFAAAQQLLLKLSYEMRTDLLALLWGVVAFTAVTGYVIGGFFLQLKGILAAIVAVNVLLVLFLLFFLNRKSSVVCDHSSA from the coding sequence ATGAACAACATGCGGATCTGGGTCAGCGAGGCTTTCTGGATTGGATTCGGTATCATTGCCGCTGTTTTAGCCTTGCTGGCCGGTACCCGGTTTTTAACTCACCTGCTTTCCACGGAACAATATGGACGGATGGCCCTGGCAGTCAGCTTGTCAACACTGGCGCTCCAAATTTTCGGGGAACCCATCGGCAAAACAGCGGTTCGGTTTTATTCCCAGTGGTGTCAGGCTGGGAAACCGGCCGGGTTTGTGAAAAATCTGGGAAAATCGTTGTCAAAGTCTGCCGGCTATATCGTTTTTCTCTGTGTGGTCGGGCTGGCCGCAAGTGTTTACAGCAAACGCGTCCCGGACGGTTATTTTATTATGATAACCGGAATTTTCGCTATTCTCCTGGTATTCAACAGGGTGGGTCTGGCTCTGGAGGACGCGGCCCGCAAGCGGCGGTTCAGGGGAATGATCCAGGGGGGATTTGAGGTACTGCGGTTCGGTTTTGCCGTGGGCCTCATTTTTATTTTAGCCCGACCGGATGCAGAAACGGTTTTGAGCGGGTTTGTGCTGGCCGGAATTCTGGCCGTTGTTGCCCATGGTGTGTATTTATATTGGAGCCTGGCCCCGGGTTTTTCTCAGGGGGATAAAAAAATAGCCGCAGTGATGAATGTGAATGCCATGCGGTCTTTTCAGGCGCCGTTGATTCTGAGCAATGCTTGTATCTGGCTGGTGATGATGGCTGAACGTTGGGTGTTGCAGTACTACAGCAGTCCGGGAGATGTGGGCGGTTATGCGGCGGTATATCAACTGGCATTTGTTCCCATGCTTTTTGTCAGCAATTTTCTTGTTTTGTTTTTCGAGCCGATCCTTTACCAGGTGACACGGGTAAACAAAAAAGACCCGCAATCGGATCGGGCGCTTCGGATTAACCAATATGCCGCCATCGGTATTTTGTGTTTTTCCGTCTGTCTTTTTATCATTTTTCTTTTCTGGCATTCACTGGTCGGCCGATATGTGTTAGGGGCTGATTTTCGTGCCTATACCTGGCTGTTTCCCTGGTTGCTGCTGGCAGGCGGCTGTTTTGCCGCTGCCCAGCAGCTGCTTTTGAAGTTAAGTTATGAAATGCGCACTGATCTGCTGGCACTGCTGTGGGGAGTGGTGGCGTTCACCGCTGTGACCGGATATGTGATCGGGGGCTTTTTTTTGCAGTTGAAAGGTATATTGGCGGCAATCGTTGCCGTCAACGTTTTGCTGGTTCTGTTTTTGTTGTTTTTTTTGAACAGAAAGTCTTCTGTTGTTTGTGATCATTCATCGGCATGA
- a CDS encoding DegT/DnrJ/EryC1/StrS family aminotransferase yields MAFAPWPFFADDEIQAVVNVLRSGKINQWTGDEVNLFEQEFAAYVGVSHAVALANGSLALDIALACLDIGKGDEVIVTPRSFVASAGCVALQGAVPVFVDVDQDSQNITLETISKAVTSKTKAVIAVNLAGWPCDLASIKSFCEKHHLFLIEDCAQAHGAAFKGKKAGSFGGCAIFSFCQDKIMTTGGEGGMLVTNNTDLWQKVWSFKDHGKDYSKAFCQEHEPGFRWLVDSLGTNCRMTEMQAAIGRVMLKKLDGWVEKRRSNADRLARGFENIPGLRVTVPGPEIYHSYYKYYVFIKPDDLKDSWNRDTVLAALNSAGVPCNTGSCPEIYRENAFKTGAFRLHGAVTDNNNTYLPVARQLGKTSIVFLVHPTLTSESIEYVIDQVRQVMKKAAK; encoded by the coding sequence ATGGCGTTTGCACCATGGCCGTTTTTTGCAGATGATGAAATTCAAGCGGTTGTCAATGTTCTCAGATCCGGAAAAATAAACCAGTGGACCGGTGATGAAGTCAATTTGTTCGAACAGGAATTCGCCGCATATGTAGGCGTTTCTCATGCGGTTGCCCTGGCTAATGGAAGCCTGGCCCTTGATATTGCGCTGGCGTGTCTGGACATCGGCAAAGGGGATGAGGTGATCGTCACCCCCCGGTCCTTTGTCGCTTCCGCCGGTTGTGTGGCATTGCAGGGGGCGGTACCCGTGTTTGTGGATGTGGATCAGGACAGCCAGAACATTACCCTGGAAACCATTTCAAAAGCAGTGACGTCAAAAACAAAGGCCGTGATTGCGGTGAATCTGGCCGGGTGGCCCTGTGATCTGGCATCCATCAAATCTTTTTGTGAGAAGCATCATCTATTTTTGATCGAGGACTGTGCCCAGGCCCATGGAGCTGCTTTTAAAGGGAAAAAAGCCGGCAGTTTCGGGGGTTGTGCCATTTTTTCCTTTTGCCAGGATAAAATCATGACCACCGGCGGAGAAGGCGGTATGCTGGTGACAAACAATACGGATCTCTGGCAAAAGGTCTGGAGCTTCAAGGATCATGGTAAAGATTATTCCAAGGCGTTCTGCCAGGAGCATGAACCCGGATTCAGGTGGCTGGTGGACAGCTTGGGCACCAACTGCCGGATGACAGAAATGCAGGCGGCTATCGGCCGGGTGATGCTTAAAAAACTGGATGGATGGGTGGAAAAAAGACGGTCAAATGCAGACCGGCTGGCCCGGGGATTTGAAAACATACCCGGATTGCGGGTCACCGTGCCCGGGCCGGAGATCTATCATTCCTATTACAAGTATTATGTGTTCATCAAACCGGATGACCTGAAGGATTCATGGAACCGGGATACTGTGCTTGCTGCATTGAACAGCGCAGGGGTTCCGTGCAATACCGGAAGCTGTCCTGAAATATATCGGGAAAACGCGTTTAAAACAGGTGCATTCCGGCTGCATGGGGCTGTGACAGATAACAATAATACGTATTTGCCCGTGGCACGGCAGTTGGGGAAAACATCTATCGTTTTCCTGGTGCATCCTACGTTGACATCTGAATCCATTGAGTATGTGATAGACCAGGTAAGACAGGTTATGAAAAAGGCGGCAAAATAA
- a CDS encoding DUF2760 domain-containing protein yields the protein MDRVKQFQKISFWVISVFMLAMAAALGAVIWFGLEQVAAAAAPDAGNSVFLNQIQQMAVLLKTKFYAWVMPAVAGAMLILGWILCLVLGVVLAPVVKAPVKAESGKPASTPGKKDFLDQKVEQERKHRLFLHTLSVLQREGRLLDFFDEDLKQYSDEQIGAAVRSIQADCKQAVKKYIDPRPVVNANEGETFTVAPGFDMNAITLVGNVTGEPPFEGIVRHPGWKAGKKEIPRLADIRDASVITPAEIEIKAGS from the coding sequence GTGGACAGAGTAAAACAGTTTCAGAAAATATCATTCTGGGTGATATCGGTTTTCATGCTGGCTATGGCTGCAGCACTAGGGGCGGTAATCTGGTTTGGTCTTGAACAGGTGGCTGCGGCAGCTGCTCCGGATGCGGGAAATTCAGTGTTTCTCAATCAGATACAGCAAATGGCAGTACTGCTGAAGACAAAATTTTATGCGTGGGTCATGCCGGCGGTCGCCGGGGCCATGCTGATACTGGGCTGGATTCTCTGTCTTGTGCTGGGCGTGGTCCTGGCCCCTGTGGTCAAAGCCCCTGTAAAGGCGGAATCCGGCAAGCCCGCATCCACCCCCGGGAAAAAAGATTTTCTGGACCAGAAAGTCGAACAGGAACGCAAACATCGGCTGTTTTTGCATACATTGTCTGTGCTTCAGCGGGAAGGGCGGCTTCTGGATTTTTTTGATGAAGATTTGAAGCAGTATTCCGACGAACAGATCGGTGCGGCCGTGCGCAGTATTCAGGCGGACTGCAAACAGGCCGTGAAAAAATATATTGATCCCCGGCCGGTGGTGAATGCCAATGAAGGCGAGACTTTCACGGTGGCACCCGGGTTTGACATGAACGCCATCACCCTGGTGGGAAATGTGACCGGAGAACCGCCCTTTGAAGGAATTGTCAGACATCCGGGATGGAAAGCCGGCAAAAAAGAGATTCCCCGGCTGGCGGATATCAGGGATGCGTCCGTGATCACGCCTGCGGAAATTGAAATCAAGGCCGGCAGTTGA
- a CDS encoding acyltransferase, whose amino-acid sequence MTDRFKNWEYPEVIDGQPTKYHWIVQGVAGFSLGYKTDIGAFTYINASEGVVIEDFVQLGSHCSVYSSSTIDGKKGCVTLKKNCRIGTHSTIMPGVTIGENAVVGAHSFVNKDIPPNVLAYGSPAQIHKTLER is encoded by the coding sequence ATGACAGACAGGTTTAAAAACTGGGAATACCCGGAAGTAATTGACGGACAGCCCACAAAATACCACTGGATTGTTCAGGGGGTGGCCGGATTTTCCCTGGGATATAAAACCGATATCGGGGCTTTTACTTATATCAATGCCAGTGAAGGGGTGGTGATCGAAGATTTTGTTCAACTGGGATCTCATTGTTCGGTGTATTCATCCTCCACCATTGATGGGAAAAAAGGGTGTGTCACCTTAAAGAAAAACTGCCGCATCGGGACTCACAGCACCATCATGCCGGGGGTGACCATCGGTGAAAATGCCGTCGTGGGGGCTCACAGTTTTGTGAACAAAGACATTCCCCCCAATGTTCTGGCCTATGGCAGTCCGGCTCAAATTCATAAAACTCTGGAGAGATAA
- a CDS encoding ComEA family DNA-binding protein, translating to MLKTKACVKIVLIGLLLLGFMVPAATGADKVNINTDSKEQLMTLHNIGDVVADRIIEYRKAQPFKTPEDIMKVKGVGQKTFESNKDRIVVKNE from the coding sequence ATGTTGAAAACAAAAGCATGTGTAAAAATTGTTTTGATAGGATTGTTGCTGCTGGGCTTTATGGTGCCTGCCGCGACAGGTGCCGACAAGGTTAACATCAATACGGACAGCAAAGAACAGTTGATGACACTCCATAACATCGGAGATGTGGTGGCTGACAGAATCATAGAATACCGCAAAGCCCAGCCATTCAAGACGCCGGAGGATATCATGAAGGTGAAAGGGGTGGGCCAGAAAACCTTTGAATCCAATAAGGACCGCATCGTCGTTAAAAATGAATGA